Proteins encoded by one window of Lathyrus oleraceus cultivar Zhongwan6 chromosome 1, CAAS_Psat_ZW6_1.0, whole genome shotgun sequence:
- the LOC127098511 gene encoding uncharacterized protein LOC127098511, with the protein MTKLFLKTLSPFYYDRMVASAPSDFVGMVNMGMRLEEGVCKGRLEESGSSYSSRKYGNGAPDHDIENCFALKVEVRRLMQNGILSFEDSGPNVQSNLLPKHGGAIVDMVKGCPGKYRVFDVNLIRRSLVDMHTTLCELSYYEHDHASCHICSRNPRGCAMVKRDLQEMLDQNLIQITRDMYEDEHELVIRLAGHTPYESDKVVPYKYNSTMLEDGKEVLIPSFSSIMNIAGVSGVTQSGRVFASAAPKRIEYASLGNQAQAETHVVQSGQSSGLDQKTDPDEVLTLIKRSEFNVVDQLLHTLSKISVLSLLMNSKAHREALHKVLEQAYVDHDGRNHNLALHISMNCQEDALSNVLVDNGSSLNVMPKSTMSKLSYQGAPMRFSGVIVKAFDGSRKTAIGELSSGSSMDSRSWDNTSTLYQKLKFVKTGKLVIVGSEQAMLVSHLSSFSYINVDKVVGTPFQALSIDDNVVKKKGSSTTSLKDAQQVVENG; encoded by the exons atgacaaagtTATTTTTGAAGACGTTGAGTCCGTTTTACTATGATCGGATGGTTGCAAGTGCTCCCAGTGATTTTGTCGGCATGGTCAACATGGGAATGAgactagaagaaggtgtctgtAAGGGGCGATTGGAAGAGAGTGGTTCGTCTTATAGTTCTAGAAAGTATGGGAATG GAGCACCCGatcatgatattgaaaattgtttcGCTTTGAAAGTCGAGGTGAGAAGATTAATGCAAAATGGTATTTTGTCTTTTGAAGACTCTGGTCCTAATGTGCAATCCAATTTGTTGCCTAAACATGGTGGTGCAATTGTAGATATGGTCAAAGGATGTCCTGGAAAGTACCGTGTTTTTGATGTCAATCTGATCAGAAGATCCTTGGTCGATATGCACACAACTTTGTGCGAGTTGAGctattatgagcatgaccatgcttCTTGCCATATTTGTTCAAGAAACCCTCGAGGGTGTGCTATGGTGAAAAGAGATTTACAAGAAATGTTGGACCAGAATCTTATTCAGATTACGAGAGATATGTATGAAGATGAACATGAG TTGGTCATTCGTTTGGCGGGTCATACGCCCTATGaatccgataaagttgttccttacaaGTACAATTCTACCATGTTGGAAGATGGTAAGGAGGTCCTTATTCCTTCCTTTTCTTCTATTATGAACATTGCTGGTGTAAGTGGTGTGACCCAAAGTGGTCGAGTATTTGCTTCTGCAGCTCCTAAAAGAATTGAATATGCTTCGTTGGGAAATCAAGCTCAAGCAGAAACTCATGTTGTGCAGTCTGGCCAGTCCAGCGGTTTGGACCAGAAGACTGATCCAGATGAAGTGTTGACTTtgattaagagaagtgaatttaatgtggtggaTCAGTTATTGCACACCCTGTCCAAGATATCCGTcttatctttgctgatgaattcaaAAGCTCACCGAGAGGCTTTGCATAAGGTCCTGGAGCAAGCCTATGTGGATCATGAT GGGAGGAACcataatttggctttacacatctctatgaattgccAAGAAGACGCTTTGTCTAATGTACTAGTGGATAACGGCTCTTCTCTTAATGTTATGCCCAAGTCTACTATGTCCAAGCTCTCTTATCAAGGTGCTCCAATGAGGTTTAGTGGGGTTATTGtgaaagcctttgatggctcgaGGAAGACTGCaattggagag TTGTCTTCTGGGTCAtccatggattcacgaagctgGGACAATACGTCAACTCTTTatcaaaagttgaaatttgtgaagacCGGAAAGTTAGTGATTGTGGGTAGCGAGCAGGCCATGTTAGTGAGCCATCTCTCTTCATTTTCATACATTAATGTTGACAAAGTTGTgggaactccgttccaagctcttTCCATTGATGATAATGTTGTTAAGAAGAAGGGGTCATCCACGACTTCTTTAAAAGACGCACAACAAGTTGTGGAGAATGGTTAA